A region of Salvia splendens isolate huo1 chromosome 17, SspV2, whole genome shotgun sequence DNA encodes the following proteins:
- the LOC121773273 gene encoding multiple RNA-binding domain-containing protein 1-like — MSRICVKNLPKYAAEEHLREFFSQKGEVTDAKLMRTKDGKSRQFGFVGYRTESEAEEAIKYFNKSFMHTARITCEIARKVGDPEAPRPWSRHSLKQKENLPAEDKKATGFKAPKAMEQDGKSKKSVKDDGTDDPQFQEFLEVMQHRSKSKLWANDTVAAASREQSSLVRDDNYKTEKGEDYEFDGDSEETDGEIDAPTKIEKPQTSAHDEAVSDMDYFRSRIKKNWSDSESSDTEGSTDGTDNSDSDNDESAACNVKSKFDPVENTIETDVFAGEPEKGFSKECGNGSDEPSSGRKNDNAEVLESTRLFIRNLPYTATEEELESHFSKYGAVSQAHIVIDKETRRSKGFAYVHFALPEAAARALEEMDSSIFQGRLLHVMLAKQKKPSYMQQIKNDEKPSSKTLKQKRTDERKASEAAGNTKAWNSLFMRPDTVVENIARKFGVSKSELLDRESDDLAVRIALGETQVIAETKKALSSAGVNVSSLEEYAAGKTDGVKRSNHVILVKNLPYGSSESELSSMFGKFGSLDKIIIPPTKTMALVIFLEPAEARAAFKGLAYKRYKDGPLYLEWAPGNILSQTSAVDDDKAVGELDAKKVVLKHQIEDIAEEDADPDRIESRSLYVKNLNFKTSEESVKKHFAEYMKGGKILSVRIKKHVKNGKTLSMGFGFVEFDSVDTALKVCKDLQGSVLDGHALILQLCHHKKDETIPKKIDNDSSTKLIVRNVAFEATEKDLKQLFSPFGQIKRLRLPMRFGNHRGFAFVEFLTKQEARNALEALSNTHLYGRHLVLERAKEGESLDELRARTAEQFAGSTKLNNKRKQLPLPLLDEGNVKLQRMEE; from the exons AT GTCGCGAATTTGTGTGAAAAACTTGCCTAAGTATGCAGCGGAGGAGCATCTTCGAGAGTTCTTCTCTCAGAAAGGGGAAGTGACGGATGCAAAGCTTATGCGCACCAA GGATGGGAAGAGCCGGCAATTTGGATTTGTGGGGTATAGGACGGAGAGTGAAGCTGAGGAAGCTATTAAGTATTTCAACAAGTCTTTTATGCATACTGCCAGAATTACTTGTGAG ATTGCTCGGAAGGTTGGAGATCCCGAAGCGCCTCGTCCTTGGAGCCGGCACTCGTTGAAGCAGAAGGAGAATTTGCCTGCAGAAGATAAAAAAGCAACTGGTTTCAAAGCTCCTAAAGCTATGGAACAAGATGGGAAGAGTAAGAAAAGTGTCAAGGATGATGGGACTGATGACCCCCAATTTCAAGAGTTTCTTGAGGTTATGCAGCATCGGAGCAAGTCAAAGTTGTGGGCAAATGATACAGTGGCTGCAGCCTCTCGTGAGCAAAGTAGTTTGGTGCGAGATGACAATTACAAGACAGAAAAAGGAGAGGATTATGAATTTGATGGAGATTCTGAAGAAACAGATGGAGAAATAGATGCtccaacaaaaatagaaaaacctCAAACTTCGGCTCACGATGAAGCTGTATCCGACATGGATTATTTCAGGAGCAGAATTAAAAAGAATTGGTCAGATTCAGAAAGTAGTGATACTGAGGGTAGTACTGATGGCACTGATAACAGTGACAGTGATAATGATGAAAGTGCTGCATGTAACGTAAAGAGTAAATTTGATCCTGTTGAGAATACAATTGAAACTGATGTTTTTGCTGGGGAGCCTGAAAAAGGCTTCTCTAAAGAATGCGGAAATGGCTCAGATGAACCATCATCCGGTCGAAAAAACGATAATGCTGAAGTTCTAGAATCTACCCGTCTGTTCATCCGCAATCTTCCCTACACTGCCAC CGAGGAGGAACTAGAAAGTCACTTCAGCAAATATGGTGCTGTATCTCAAGCCCATATAGTTATTGACAAAGAAACAAGACGCTCCAAAGGATTTGCTTATGTTCATTTTGCTCTCCCAGAAGCTGCTGCTAG GGCTTTGGAAGAGATGGACAGCTCAATTTTTCAGGGGAGGCTGTTGCATGTCATGCTTGCTAAACAAAAAAAGCCTTCTTATATGCAACA gataaaaaatgatgaaaaaccGTCTTCAAAAACACTTAAGCAGAAAAGGACTGATGAAAGGAAGGCATCCGAAGCTGCTGGAAACACAAAAGCATGGAATAGTTTATTCATGCGTCCTGATACG GTGGTTGAGAACATTGCACGCAAATTTGGTGTCAGTAAGAGTGAACTTCTAGATAGAGAATCTGATGACCTTGCTGTGAGAATTGCACTGGGGGAAACACAGGTCATTGCTGAGACTAAAAAAGCTCTATCAAGTGCTGGGGTTAATGTTTCCTCATTGGAAGAGTATGCTGCTGGTAAAACTGATGGTgtaaagagaagcaaccatgtTATATTGGTGAAGAATTTACCGTATGGTTCATCAGAAAGTGAATTATCAAGCATGTTCGGCAAGTTTGGCAGCTTGGATAAAATAATCATCCCCCCTACTAAAACCATGGCTTTG GTTATCTTTTTGGAACCTGCTGAAGCCCGTGCAGCTTTCAAAGGTTTAGCATACAAGCGTTACAA GGATGGCCCACTGTATTTGGAATGGGCACCTGGTAACATTCTTAGTCAAACTTCGGCTGTTGATGATGATAAAGCTGTAGGTGAACTTGATGCAaagaaagttgtgctgaaacaTCAGATTGAAGATATCGCAGAAGAAGATGCCGACCCTGATAGGATCGAG TCACGCTCATTATATGTCAAGAACCTGAACTTCAAAACATCTGAAGAAAGTGTGAAAAAGCATTTTGCAGAGTACATGAAGGGAGGAAAGATTCTTAGTGTCAGG ATCAAGAAGCATGTAAAGAATGGGAAGACTCTTTCAATGGGATTCGGTTTTGTAGAGTTTGATAGTGTTGATACAGCATTGAAGGTTTGCAAGGACCTACAG GGATCCGTTCTGGATGGGCATGCCCTCATCTTGCAACTTTGCCATCATAAGAAAGATGAAACGATAcctaaaaaaattgataatgaCAGCTCAACAAAATTGATTGTGAGGAATGTAGCTTTTGAGGCAACCGAAAAGGATCTCAAGCAATTATTTAGTCCCTTTGGTCAG ATAAAGAGATTGAGGTTGCCAATGAGATTCGGAAACCATAGAGGTTTTGCTTTTGTAGAGTTTCTCACAAAACAAGAAGCTCGGAATGCCCTTGAAGCGCTCTCAAACACCCATCTCTACGGTCGTCACTTGGTACTGGAGAGGGCAAAAGAAGGAGAGAGCTTAGACGAATTACGGGCAAGAACAGCTGAGCAGTTCGCAGGCTCTACTAAGTTGAACAATAAAAGAAAGCAGCTTCCTCTCCCCTTACTAGATGAAGGGAATGTCAAGCTTCAAAGAATGGAAGAATAG
- the LOC121775590 gene encoding probable splicing factor 3A subunit 1 produces MLGSLPILPLPAPPEDGDLGPLPASQVTEESDDEKNLENEDQKMGIDKPSAPPSVATHTRSIGVIHPPIDIRTIVDKTAQFVAKNGPEFEKRIIASNEGNAKFNFLRASDPYHAYYQHRLAESRAQNQNAAAQPPQSEPAPESVSSTPAADANDASAKPDPSAKFRTVRKVLDPPEAEQYTVRLPEGITGEELDIIKLTAQFVARNGKSFLTGLTSRESTNPQFHFLRPTHSMFMFFTSLADAYSKVLMPPKGLSDKLKNSIVDMTTVLERCLNRLEWERSQEQARQKAEDEIEQERLQMAMIDWHDFVVVESIDFADDEDEDLPPPMTLEEVIRRSKMSAMEEEDFVEPGKEVEMEMDEEEVQLVEEGMRAASLEENGDVKRNEVKVLLEENEPPMRIVKNWKRPEDRIPAERDPTKYVVSPITGELIPISEMSEHMRISLIDPKFKEQKDRMFAKIRETTLAADDEISRNIVGLARTRPDIFGTTAEEVSNAVKAEIEKKKDEQPKQVMWDGHTGSIGRTASLALSQNTGMEDIGDGLNNDGRSLQGPAPPPPRPGMPSIRPLPPPPGLALNIPRPPTIVQYPNPTGTGGVAPPPPGPPVVNVIPSIRPPPPSMPMMHGQNLMGNCPPMPPSMPLNSNIPVPPPPGSQFTPLGGHRFQPGMPMPQPGMSMVPPPPMPLGMPPPPPPEEAPPPLPEEPEPKRQRLDDSLLIPEEQFLAKHPGTARISISVPNTDEGNLKGQVLEIAVQSLTETVASLKEKIAGEIQLPSNKQKLSGKAGFLKDNLSLAYYNIGPGEALSLSLRERGGRKR; encoded by the exons ATGCTTGGTTCATTGCCAATATTGCCCCTGCCGGCACCGCCTGAAGACGGCGATCTCGGCCCGTTGCCCGCTTCTCAAGTGACTGAGGAATCTGATGATGAGAAAAATTTGGAGAATGAAGACCAGAAGATGGGCATTGATAAGCCCAGTGCTCCACCATCAGTAGCAACACACACTAGGTCCATCGGAGTTATTCACCCGCCTATAGACATTAGAACTATTGTAGACAAAACTGCTCAGTTTGTGGCAAAAAATGGACCGGAGTTTGAGAAAAGAATTATTGCAAGCAATGAAGGGAATGCGAAATTCAACTTTTTACGCGCCTCTGATCCTTACCATGCTTATTATCAGCACCGTCTAGCTGAATCTCGAGCACAGAATCAGAATGCTGCTGCGCAGCCTCCTCAGTCGGAGCCTGCCCCTGAATCAGTTAGTAGTACTCCAGCGGCTGATGCAAATGATGCCTCAGCCAAGCCTGACCCTTCTGCCAAATTCCGAACTGTACGTAAGGTTCTTGACCCACCAGAGGCAGAGCAATATACTGTTCGGCTTCCTGAGGGGATTACAGGGGAGGAATTGGATATAATTAAGCTCACTGCTCAGTTTGTGGCGAGAAACGGGAAGTCTTTTTTGACTGGTCTGACTAGTAGAGAGAGCACCAATCCTCAGTTTCATTTTCTAAGGCCAACACACAGTATGTTTATGTTCTTTACATCTCTTGCTGATGCTTATTCAAAAGTCTTGATGCCTCCCAAAGGGCTGTCTGATAAGCTAAAAAATAGCATCGTTGATATGACTACTGTCCTGGAACGCTGCTTAAATCGCCTTGAATGGGAACGGTCGCAAGAGCAGGCTAGGCAAAAAGCTGAAGATGAGATAGAGCAGGAGCGTCTGCAGATGGCTATGATTGACTGGCATGACTTTGTTGTGGTTGAGTCAATAGACTTTGCtgatgatgaggatgaggaCTTACCTCCTCCAATGACACTTGAGGAAGTGATAAGAAGAAGCAAGATGTCAGCTATGGAGGAAGAAGATTTCGTTGAGCCTGGCAAGGAGGTAGAAATGGAAATGGATGAAGAAGAGGTCCAACTGGTTGAGGAGGGCATGAGGGCAGCAAGTCTGGAGGAGAATGGCGATGTGAAGAGGAATGAGGTCAAGGTTTTGCTAGAAGAGAACGAACCACCCATGCGAATTGTGAAAAATTGGAAGAGGCCCGAGGACAGAATCCCAGCTGAAAGGGATCCTACTAAATATGTCGTCTCTCCAATAACTGGCGAGCTTATTCCTATTAGTGAGATGTCCGAACACATGAGAATTTCTCTTATTGATCCCAAGTTTAAGGAACAGAAGGATAGGATGTTTGCTAAGATAAGAGAGACCACCCTTGCTGCGGACGATGAGATATCCAGGAATATTGTAGGACTTGCGAGAACACGTCCTGATATTTTTGGTACAACAGCAGAAGAAGTTTCTAATGCTGTGAAGGCTGAAATTGAAAAGAAGAAAGATGAGCAACCAAAACAGGTCATGTGGGATGGTCATACTGGAAGCATTGGCCGCACAGCCAGCCTGGCCTTGTCTCAGAATACTGGTATGGAGGACATAGGTGATGGTTTAAACAATGACGGCAGGAGCCTTCAGGGTCCAGCACCTCCTCCTCCTAGGCCTGGTATGCCATCAATCAGGCCACTACCTCCACCTCCTGGTCTCGCGTTAAATATTCCCAGGCCCCCCACAATTGTACAATATCCAAACCCAACCGGTACTGGTGGTgttgcgccacctccacccggGCCTCCTGTTGTCAATGTAATTCCTTCTATTCGCCCTCCACCTCCTTCAATGCCTATGATGCACGGGCAAAATCTTATGGGAAACTGTCCTCCAATGCCGCCATCTATGCCCTTGAATTCTAATATCCCTGTTCCACCACCACCTGGATCGCAGTTTACACCTTTGGGAGGTCACAGATTTCAACCAGGCATGCCTATGCCCCAGCCAGGTATGTCTATGGTTCCTCCACCTCCTATGCCCCTAGGCatgcctccaccaccaccacctgaaGAGGCCCCTCCACCCCTTCCTGAAGAACCAGAGCCCAAGAGGCAAAGGCTTGACGACTCTTTGCTCATTCCAGAAGAACAGTTCCTTGCAAAACATCCT GGTACTGCTCGTATTAGTATATCAGTGCCTAACACTGATGAAGGAAACCTGAAAGGACAAGTTTTGGAGATTGCTGTGCAGTCCTTGACTGAAACAGTTGCAAGTTTGAAAGAGAAAATTGCTGGGGAGATACAGCTTCCTTCAAATAAACAGAAGCTGAGTGGGAAGGCAGGGTTCCTCAAGGACAATTTGTCTCTTGCTTATTATAATATTGGACCTGGAGAGGCACTATCTCTTTCTCTTAGAGAACGTGGTGGTAGGAAGAGATGA
- the LOC121775591 gene encoding vacuolar-sorting receptor 6-like isoform X1, translating into MAAATETATAASCVFAVTLVLLLSTAVESRFVVEKSSISVVSPFDKRSKHDAAIANFGVPDYGGSLTGTLVYPDKGQVGCSAFDGDRPFKPKSSRPTILLLDRGECFFALKVWNGQQAGASAVLVADIIDEPLITMDSPQDSSPEAAGYVEKIGIPSALIGRPLGDTLKEALKKGEDVVVKIDWSESMPHPDERVEYELWTNSNDECGSRCDEQMNFIKNFKGHAQILEKGGYTQFTPHYITWYCPRDFVQTEQCKSQCINRGRYCAPDPELDFSSGYSGKDVVLENLRQLCVHRVANQTNRSWIWWDYVSDFHIRCSMKHNRYSKDCAEEVMKSLGKFRKIPFHLCPDQHNPRTSVSGIDLGVGISVEKINKCMGDPEADTENEVLKIEQELQVGHGSRGDVTILPTMVMNNVQYRGKLERNAVLKAVCAGFKETTEPPICLSGDVETNQCLENNGGCWRDNESNVTACKDTFRGRVCECPLVNGIQFQGDGYEACHAVGPGRCSVNNGGCWSEHKNGVKFSACKDNDLSGCHCPAGFSGDGKTCQDVDECKLGTACQCDGCSCKNTWGGFECSCRGDQIYINEHDTCIERKSSKLSGILTVVVLAVVMSVGIAGYIFYKYRLRSYMDSEIMAIMSQYMPLDSQQNQQVVHHDNEPLAHSSSV; encoded by the exons ATGGCTGCGGCGACGGAGACGGCGACGGCAGCCTCTTGTGTGTTTGCAGTAACACTAGTTTTACTACTATCAACAGCAGTCGAATCAAGATTCGTGGTGGAGAAGAGCAGCATCAGCGTGGTGTCGCCTTTCGACAAGCGGTCGAAGCACGATGCTGCCATCGCAAACTTCGGCGTGCCCGACTACGGCGGCTCGTTGACCGGCACTCTGGTCTACCCCGACAAGGGCCAGGTCGGCTGCTCCGCCTTCGACGGAGATAGGCCCTTCAAGCCGAAGTCGTCTCGCCCCACCATTCTCCTCCTCGACCGTGGAG AGTGCTTCTTCGCGCTGAAGGTATGGAACGGGCAGCAGGCAGGGGCGTCGGCGGTTCTAGTAGCGGACATCATAGACGAACCTCTCATCACCATGGACTCGCCCCAAGACAGCAGCCCCGAAGCTGCCGGATACGTGGAGAAGATCGGCATCCCGTCAGCTCTCATCGGTCGTCCTTTGGGCGACACACTCAAGGAGGCCCTCAAGAAAGGCGAGGACGTCGTGGTCAAGATAGACTGGTCGGAATCGATGCCTCACCCCGATGAGAGGGTGGAGTATGAGCTCTGGACCAACAGCAACGACGAGTGCGGCAGCCGCTGCGACGAGCAGATGAACTTCATCAAGAACTTCAAGGGCCACGCCCAGATCCTCGAGAAAGGAGGGTACACGCAGTTCACGCCACACTACATCACATGGTATTGCCCGCGAGACTTCGTGCAGACGGAGCAGTGCAAGTCGCAGTGCATCAACCGCGGAAGGTACTGCGCCCCCGACCCTGAGCTGGACTTCAGCTCGGGGTATTCAGGGAAGGACGTCGTCTTGGAGAATTTGAGGCAGCTCTGCGTGCACAGAGTCGCTAACCAGACTAACCGATCCTGGATTTGGTGGGATTATGTTTCTGATTTCCATATTAGGTGCTCCATGAAGCACAACAGGTACAGCAAAGATTGTGCAGAGGAAGTCATGAAATCACTTGGTAAGTTTAGGAAAATTCCTTTCCATTTATGTCCCGATCAACATAATCCGAGGACATCAGTTTCCGGGATTGATCTTGGTGTAGGTATATCGGTTGAGAAGATAAACAAGTGCATGGGTGATCCAGAAGCTGATACTGAGAACGAAGTCCTGAAAATCGAGCAAGAACTTCAG GTTGGTCATGGATCACGTGGTGATGTTACCATCTTACCAACTATGGTGATGAATAATGTTCAATACAGAG GGAAGTTGGAGAGGAACGCCGTGCTGAAAGCCGTATGTGCAGGGTTTAAGGAGACGACAGAGCCTCCGATTTGCCTGAGCGGAG ATGTAGAGACAAACCAGTGCCTTGAGAATAACGGAGGGTGTTGGCGCGACAATGAATCTAATGTAACAGCCTGCAAGGACACATTCAGGGGAAGAGTTTGCGAGTGCCCTTTAGTAAACGGCATCCAGTTTCAAGGAGACGGATACGAAGCATGTCAcg CTGTTGGGCCGGGGAGGTGCTCAGTCAACAACGGAGGCTGCTGGTCGGAACACAAGAATGGAGTCAAGTTCTCAGCGTGCAAGGACAATGATCTGTCGGGCTGCCATTGTCCGGCTGGCTTCTCCGGAGATGGTAAAACGTGTCAAG ACGTGGACGAGTGCAAATTAGGGACTGCCTGTCAGTGTGATGGATGTAGCTGTAAGAATACATGGGGTGGATTTGAGTGCAGTTGCAGAGGAGACCAAATCTACATAAACGAGCATGATACCTGCATTG AAAGGAAAAGCTCCAAACTGAGTGGGATTCTTACCGTTGTGGTGCTTGCCGTAGTGATGAGCGTTGGAATAGCTGGTTACATATTCTACAAATACAGGCTAAGG TCTTACATGGACTCAGAGATAATGGCTATCATGTCACAATACATGCCTCTCGATAGCCAGCAGAATCAGCAGGTTGTCCATCACGACAACGAACCATTGGCGCATTCTTCCTCCGTTTAA
- the LOC121775591 gene encoding vacuolar-sorting receptor 6-like isoform X2 encodes MAAATETATAASCVFAVTLVLLLSTAVESRFVVEKSSISVVSPFDKRSKHDAAIANFGVPDYGGSLTGTLVYPDKGQVGCSAFDGDRPFKPKSSRPTILLLDRGECFFALKVWNGQQAGASAVLVADIIDEPLITMDSPQDSSPEAAGYVEKIGIPSALIGRPLGDTLKEALKKGEDVVVKIDWSESMPHPDERVEYELWTNSNDECGSRCDEQMNFIKNFKGHAQILEKGGYTQFTPHYITWYCPRDFVQTEQCKSQCINRGRYCAPDPELDFSSGYSGKDVVLENLRQLCVHRVANQTNRSWIWWDYVSDFHIRCSMKHNRYSKDCAEEVMKSLGISVEKINKCMGDPEADTENEVLKIEQELQVGHGSRGDVTILPTMVMNNVQYRGKLERNAVLKAVCAGFKETTEPPICLSGDVETNQCLENNGGCWRDNESNVTACKDTFRGRVCECPLVNGIQFQGDGYEACHAVGPGRCSVNNGGCWSEHKNGVKFSACKDNDLSGCHCPAGFSGDGKTCQDVDECKLGTACQCDGCSCKNTWGGFECSCRGDQIYINEHDTCIERKSSKLSGILTVVVLAVVMSVGIAGYIFYKYRLRSYMDSEIMAIMSQYMPLDSQQNQQVVHHDNEPLAHSSSV; translated from the exons ATGGCTGCGGCGACGGAGACGGCGACGGCAGCCTCTTGTGTGTTTGCAGTAACACTAGTTTTACTACTATCAACAGCAGTCGAATCAAGATTCGTGGTGGAGAAGAGCAGCATCAGCGTGGTGTCGCCTTTCGACAAGCGGTCGAAGCACGATGCTGCCATCGCAAACTTCGGCGTGCCCGACTACGGCGGCTCGTTGACCGGCACTCTGGTCTACCCCGACAAGGGCCAGGTCGGCTGCTCCGCCTTCGACGGAGATAGGCCCTTCAAGCCGAAGTCGTCTCGCCCCACCATTCTCCTCCTCGACCGTGGAG AGTGCTTCTTCGCGCTGAAGGTATGGAACGGGCAGCAGGCAGGGGCGTCGGCGGTTCTAGTAGCGGACATCATAGACGAACCTCTCATCACCATGGACTCGCCCCAAGACAGCAGCCCCGAAGCTGCCGGATACGTGGAGAAGATCGGCATCCCGTCAGCTCTCATCGGTCGTCCTTTGGGCGACACACTCAAGGAGGCCCTCAAGAAAGGCGAGGACGTCGTGGTCAAGATAGACTGGTCGGAATCGATGCCTCACCCCGATGAGAGGGTGGAGTATGAGCTCTGGACCAACAGCAACGACGAGTGCGGCAGCCGCTGCGACGAGCAGATGAACTTCATCAAGAACTTCAAGGGCCACGCCCAGATCCTCGAGAAAGGAGGGTACACGCAGTTCACGCCACACTACATCACATGGTATTGCCCGCGAGACTTCGTGCAGACGGAGCAGTGCAAGTCGCAGTGCATCAACCGCGGAAGGTACTGCGCCCCCGACCCTGAGCTGGACTTCAGCTCGGGGTATTCAGGGAAGGACGTCGTCTTGGAGAATTTGAGGCAGCTCTGCGTGCACAGAGTCGCTAACCAGACTAACCGATCCTGGATTTGGTGGGATTATGTTTCTGATTTCCATATTAGGTGCTCCATGAAGCACAACAGGTACAGCAAAGATTGTGCAGAGGAAGTCATGAAATCACTTG GTATATCGGTTGAGAAGATAAACAAGTGCATGGGTGATCCAGAAGCTGATACTGAGAACGAAGTCCTGAAAATCGAGCAAGAACTTCAG GTTGGTCATGGATCACGTGGTGATGTTACCATCTTACCAACTATGGTGATGAATAATGTTCAATACAGAG GGAAGTTGGAGAGGAACGCCGTGCTGAAAGCCGTATGTGCAGGGTTTAAGGAGACGACAGAGCCTCCGATTTGCCTGAGCGGAG ATGTAGAGACAAACCAGTGCCTTGAGAATAACGGAGGGTGTTGGCGCGACAATGAATCTAATGTAACAGCCTGCAAGGACACATTCAGGGGAAGAGTTTGCGAGTGCCCTTTAGTAAACGGCATCCAGTTTCAAGGAGACGGATACGAAGCATGTCAcg CTGTTGGGCCGGGGAGGTGCTCAGTCAACAACGGAGGCTGCTGGTCGGAACACAAGAATGGAGTCAAGTTCTCAGCGTGCAAGGACAATGATCTGTCGGGCTGCCATTGTCCGGCTGGCTTCTCCGGAGATGGTAAAACGTGTCAAG ACGTGGACGAGTGCAAATTAGGGACTGCCTGTCAGTGTGATGGATGTAGCTGTAAGAATACATGGGGTGGATTTGAGTGCAGTTGCAGAGGAGACCAAATCTACATAAACGAGCATGATACCTGCATTG AAAGGAAAAGCTCCAAACTGAGTGGGATTCTTACCGTTGTGGTGCTTGCCGTAGTGATGAGCGTTGGAATAGCTGGTTACATATTCTACAAATACAGGCTAAGG TCTTACATGGACTCAGAGATAATGGCTATCATGTCACAATACATGCCTCTCGATAGCCAGCAGAATCAGCAGGTTGTCCATCACGACAACGAACCATTGGCGCATTCTTCCTCCGTTTAA
- the LOC121775216 gene encoding apyrase-like has translation MFIERLLVVLSLLGLAPNVEQQKYAAVFDAGSTGSRVHVFNFDSDMGLLPIDQEFEFYQAITPGLSSYADDPKAAADSLRPLLDQAEAVVPQELRSTTPLKLGATAGLRLLPGNASDAILEAVKEYFEQESSLDYRPEWITVLQGTDEGAYIWIAINYLLESLSGGFSHTVGVVDLGGGSVQMAYAISDSAASTAPSASPQGDAYVFQKLILGTNYNLYTHSYLNYGLGAARAQSLNITGDRGNPCVTNGYESTYDYNGEVYTAKPPRSGTNLRRCRALSRKVLKIDAPCPRSNCTFDGVWSGGGGDGFSNLYIASYFYDTAAESGIVDTAANAARIRPIAYREAAKRACRADVESMKAIFPAIEEGDLGYLCMDLVYEYSLLVDGFGLDSFEEVTVVKNVDYKGSLIGAAWPLGCAVELLSL, from the exons atgtTTATAGAACGTTTGCTAGTGGTGCTATCGTTGCTTGGCCTTGCCCCAAATGTAGAGCAGCAGAAATATGCAGCAGTTTTCGACGCCGGAAGCACGGGCTCCCGAGTTCACGTGTTCAACTTCGACAGCGACATGGGTCTCCTCCCGATTGACCAAGAATTCGAGTTTTATCAAGCG ATTACACCAGGTCTGAGTTCATACGCAGATGATCCCAAGGCTGCAGCCGACTCCTTGAGACCGCTCTTAGACCAAGCCGAAGCAGTCGTTCCACAAGAACTGCGCTCTACCACACCACTTAAACTCGGG GCAACCGCTGGTCTTCGCCTCTTGCCCGGCAACGCTTCCGACGCCATATTGGAAGCA GTGAAGGAGTATTTTGAGCAGGAAAGCAGCCTTGATTACAGGCCAGAATGGATCACAGTTCTTCAAGGAACAGATGAAGGCGCTTACATATGG ATCGCAATCAACTATTTGCTAGAGAGTTTAAGTGGAGGATTCTCACATACCGTAGGTGTGGTGGATCTCGGCGGAGGATCGGTGCAAATGGCGTATGCTATCTCTGATTCCGCCGCTTCAACCGCCCCATCCGCATCGCCGCAAGGAGACGCCTACGTCTTCCAAAAGCTGATTTTAGGAACTAATTATAACCTCTACACCCATAG CTACTTGAACTACGGCTTGGGAGCGGCACGAGCTCAGAGCCTCAACATCACCGGAGATCGCGGCAATCCATGCGTCACCAACGGTTACGAATCTACCTACGACTACAACGGCGAGGTCTACACCGCGAAGCCGCCGCGCTCCGGCACAAACCTGCGGAGATGCAGAGCGTTATCGCGGAAGGTACTCAAAATCGACGCGCCGTGCCCGCGCAGCAACTGCACCTTCGACGGCGTCtggagcggcggcggcggagacggATTCAGCAACCTCTACATCGCCTCGTACTTCTACGACACCGCCGCCGAG AGCGGGATCGTGGATACGGCGGCGAATGCGGCGAGGATCCGGCCGATTGCGTACAGAGAGGCGGCGAAGCGCGCGTGCCGAGCGGATGTGGAGAGTATGAAGGCGATTTTTCCGGCGATTGAGGAGGGGGATTTGGGGTATCTGTGTATGGATCTGGTGTATGAGTATAGTTTGCTGGTGGATGGATTTGGATTGGATTCGTTTGAGGAGGTGACGGTGGTGAAGAATGTGGATTATAAGGGCTCGTTGATTGGGGCGGCGTGGCCGCTGGGTTGCGCGGTTGAACTGCTTTCGTTGTGA